DNA from Equus asinus isolate D_3611 breed Donkey chromosome 22, EquAss-T2T_v2, whole genome shotgun sequence:
TGGTCCAAGCCCTCATTACCTGTTGCCCAGACTACTACAATTACGTCCAATTTGATCTTCATGCCTCTCTTTTCTCTGAACTGTCCAACATATTGTTAATGAAATAGTTTTTCTAAAGTGAAACCACGATCATGTCCTTTGTTTAAAAAGCTCAAagactttctctttccttctaaatTAAATTCATACTCCCCATCCCAACACTTAAAGCCTTTTATGGTATGACCCTAATCTACTTCTGaattcatctctctccttctcacttACTTCTTCCATAAAACTCCATCATATCCTTTCTTGCTGCTCTCTAGCGAACCCCTTTCTTTTGCACTTTACTCACAGCTACCAGaataagcttaaaaaaaaatatatatatatatatataaattagttAGTGATAATCCCTGCTTAAGCCCTTTCAGTGTCTCCCCATTGCTTCTAGAATCAAAGTGGAGGCCTTTTGTGCTCTGACTCTCCAAACTCTTTTTCCCTCAGGCACGTGACCTTTATCCTATTCCTCTGAACAAGCCCAGCACTTCTCATCGCCTTTCCTCTGGCAACTTTTTGTCCGGCGGGCCTCAACTGAAATCACACTTTTTCAGAGTCTTTCTACATCCTCCCACTTAAAGGATTGCCCATGCCTCACTCACTCAATCCATCactctgtttatttctttcatcGTTTTCATCTCTAGCTGAAATTATCTTgtggcttaaaatttttttcggttatctttttgtttcttatcttctttCACAATAACACAAACTCCATGAGGCCAGGGACCTTGTTGATCCTGCTCACAGCTGTGTTCCCAACATTAACGCAGTGTCGTTCCTTGCTTAATAAATACAGTTATACAACTCTTAACAATGGGAATACGTTCTGACAAATGCGTTGTTAGGCTATTCTGTCATACTGTAAACATCATGGAGTgcacttacgcaaacctagatggtatagctacTACACCCCTGGGCTACATgatactaaccttatgggaccactgtcgtatgtGCAGTCCACTGTTGTCTGAAATGTTGTtctgtggcacatgactgtacatgttgaatgaattaatgaatcaatGCCATTTATTCTGCAGTGGTTGTACTCATTGCCATCTGTGCCTGTTGAAATAGTGCCCATCATTCAAGACCCATCTCCAAGGCTTCCAGCTCTTGGGTCTTGATATCCAAACGTGATTCCCACCCTTAGATTTTTACATAGTCTTGTGTTTGCCCACTGCTTATGGCCCTTGCCCGGTTCTGCCTTGTTATTTTAGACCTTCCACCGTCTCTTCAGTAGCCTACAATTTTCTCTAGCAATGAGGTTTTGTTATGGTCATCTTTACATCTAATTAGTGTGCCAAAGCAACTGTAGTTATATAGAGAGTTGATATATTGaattaaaaggcaagaaataCCACAAGAAATCATGTGAAGTTTTCACACGAGATTTCATGGTTCTGTTGGTTTTAGGGCTTAAAGGATGGCTTTGCCTCTAAAACGAATTACTGATATAGGAATTTATAATGTTCAATGGTACAAATTAATAGTTATAAAAGGCAGATAATGTAAATCACTTTAAGGAAAAATCAATGTAAagacttttttccattttgcttttacAGTAAAATAAGCAGCTCCATGCATATGGGCGTCTAATAgttctaaacaaacaaaaatgtaaactTGACTTGAATTTAAAAAGCAGCAGTGGGTAAATAGGGTCTGACCCCCACTACCAAAAATTAACAAGATACCAAAACTGTATTCAAGTATGATTTGTTAGAATCCCATGAATGCCTGCTTCCAGAGGTGTCTCTCTTACATTGatatcattcattttattcctgctGTTTTCCactctctgttttatatatttgtttcattttttgtgttcttGACTTTAACTGGATGCATTTACTAGTCTTTACCCCTTGTAGTCTCTTGGTGGTCTGGACATTCCACACTCTGTTTGTATTCTAATTTCCTTGTCTCTACCTTATGGTTTTATCAGTTACAaatagacttttcttttctttcagtcttcCTAATTACTACAAAGGATAAGCATTATGCTGGCTGTGGCAGTAATCATTTTTGGAGCATACTGATGACATTAAGAGATTGTTGCTAATTTTGTTTGGGgtgtgaaaattttttttaaagattccacacCTTTTAGATATgttgtaaaatatttacagatgaaatataCAATACTGGGAGTTCTTCAAAACAATCAGAAGGAGCAGGGAAGTACAGggaggtaaaagagaaaaaaaatcggCCATGAGTCATTATTGAGGTGGGCAATGAACACGTggagttcattatactattctttcaCTTCTGCAtatgtttgaatttttctctaataaaaggttaaaaagagaaaagaggtacATTTTCCCCCAATGAAATATAATTGGCTTTAATGGAGATTTGCTAAAGCATATCAGGgacaaaatcattttattttgaataagcACACagaaaatcatttattcaaatgCCAGAAATTGTATTCATTTGATAAGTTTTGCGTGTTACATTTATCATATTTGCATTCCAGCCTTCCAAATTAAGCTCTCTATACGGATTTCTCTGTACATTGCCTCCATTATGACGCACACTTCCACAGCTGCTGCGATGTCCTGGACAACCTCGTTCCCTTCTTGAAATCGGCTCACTCTAGCTCCCAAATCCGTAGTAATACCCCTCAACTGCAAAGACCAAAGGCACGCCAGAAATCCTTTCTGTCTAATGCTAGTTCCACCTAAAATGGAAATATTGTAAGTTAAGTTATGTTcctggtgatttttttaaaaaagatttaatgtCTATCTCAGATTTAAGCCCCCCAGAAAATGCCAAAAGTGTGATCTGTCAAGAAGTGTATCAACATACATAATCTTAAAGCATAAATTGTGACCAAACATTAGAACACTTCAAAAGGCATTGAATAAAAGTTTAATTCAAATGCTACACTCAACTGggatcctccttttttttctctatatCAGTTGTGGTAGCTCAAGGTATATGCAGACCCAAAACCCCATTGACCTCCCAAGAAACCTCAGGCAGTAGATCCTCAGTTACTTACAGTGTCCATCATTGTCTGTGAGCAGAGCAGCACACATCTGCACAGCTGGACGCTGTCCCCAGATCACTGTCTGCTCCCGCTTCTGTTCCTAACCCCTACTGTCTCTGACCTTCGGGGATTTTCTGACCTTTGTTGCAAAACCACTTGTCTAGCCACTCTATTCCTTCTTTTGAGTGAATCTGGGTAACACGTCTCAGCTCTGATTGGTTTTCCCAGCAAGTCCATgtcatcttttttatattttccagagaTTCCTCAGGGTTTCTTTCCCACTGATTCAAAGCTTTCTTACTTATGGGACTGTAGGAGATTaattctgatttaaaattttttgtttcgTTATTTCAGTGACAAGGGACCAGCTACAGGCATAGCTCATTTTGAGCTAAAAATcttcacactcacactcactcagGTTTCTAATGATTCTCTGATTCTAAGCCGCTTAACCTCTGCTATGTGCCTCTGTTACCTTTCCTGTAAAGGAGGAGATTAATATGAGAGAAGAAGGGTTTGATAgcctctctgtctcctttcttaCCTTACAATAGTCAATTCTAAGATATTTATGTTTGTGAAGTTAGACACACAacttggagagaaagagggaCGCTGGGATCTGATGACCTCGTAGCAGTTATCAATGTCTTTGGTGAAAGATGGGGCCCAAGCTTCATCGTCTTCCCGTGTAGTCACAGTGGTTATTTTAGGAGCCTTCTGGATGATCTAGAGCAAATcctccattcttttcttctcattggTCTTTTACTGCGTTCCCTTCTagagattctttttatttcctgcccTTGGTTGACACTGGTCTGGGAGCACCAGCATGCTACTTTTGTTGCtgcaaaaataatagtaattatgaTGATAATGGTTAAGATTCCTTAGGGACACactatgttccagacactgtgctgaaCACAAATTCTTTCACAATCTGCGAAATAACCCTATGTGAAATAGATATTATATAAAGTAGTTGCTCTCATTGTACATATAATATGTatctatatgtaatatataacacatataataCGTACACATTACATAGTATTATAACGTATGTATTAAATATGTGAAATGTATGCAATTGTACACATTATGTATtatgtgtatacatattatacatgtaatgtattataatatatattatatatgcaatAATATAGCAATAATGTAACTGAGCCTAATCTGTTAGGCTGTAGACACCTTGTGATGACTTGGTTTACAATTTGTGTTCCGAGaatttaacacagtgcctggcacagagtagttgctaaataaataattgtCAAATGAATGATTGTACTCATGCTCCAGCATGAGCTATAGATGGAATAGACCACGATACTAGTAGagataaatgcattttaaatgacAAGTTAATTTTATAAGGTCTTTTGATAGTCAATCAACCTAGGAAAATTCAGTGCATTTGCCACACCATTAGAAAAGCAGACTTCCATCACTGTTGATTAGTTTTAAGTGATTCATTTTTTAcctctcattttattcttctctttaactctttttgtttgcttaaattcttttaaattttattgaaagaagCTGTGCTTATAAAAACAAGTGCACAGCTTATAGTGTACAGCCAGTGGATTTTCCCAAGGTGAATACGCCTGAGTACTTAGCACACagttcaagaaacagaacattaacAGGACCCCAGAAGCCCCCTGATGCTGTCTTCCAGGGCACTAATTTGCCCTTCAAGGATAAATAATGTCCTGACCTGTAAACACCGCAGAGTTGTGTTGCCTGTTTTTAACTCTTTTCATTTACTCAACAGTGTGTTTATGAGATATTTATCAataagagtagttgtaaattatttattctcattgttctatagtatttcattgtagaACTACATTACAATTTACAAATCCATCTTATTATAGATGAACATTtgcgttgtttccagtttggggctataataataatgatactatAAACATTCTTATGCAAGCCTTTTGAGTACATACTCAAAGTAGAATTATAGATTTTGTTATATTTAGTTTTAGAAGACCCTATCAAACAGTTTTTCAAGGCGGTTATGGCAACACAATTGTGCATCACATcacaacgtttcagtcaacgatggaccgcaTACACAATGGCAGTctcataagattaataccatataacctgagtgtgtagtaggctatgccatctaggtttgtgtaagtatactctacgATGCTTGCACAATGACTAAATTATgcaaggatgcatttctcagaatgtatccccctTGTtgagtgacacatgactgtatacccTCCTACTAGTAGTACAtgtgagttccagttgctccttatcttctccaacacttgcttTTATCTTCTTCAGATTAATCATTCTGGTGGTGTAAGATGTGATTGCATTGTGCCTTTAATTTGCCTTTTTGGATTACTAGTGAAATTGAGCCCCTCTTAATATATGTATTGGCATTTTGGGGTCTCTCTTTTGTGACGTGCTTTTTCATGTTTGCCAATTATTTCTCTTTGGTagtctgtatttttcttattgatttgtgagagttctttatcaGTTATAGATAGGAGTCTTTTGTAGAATGTGAGGATGGCAAATATCTCCTGCCgctctgtgggttgccttttcatttgatCTAACTTGGCATCATATTAATTAGGATAAAGGCTAAGCTGTAGTATAGTcacaaaacaaggaaacaaacagttaaaaaaaacctttaaaaacactaaaataaaatagatatttctttctttctcctgtatCTATCTAGTTAGACAGTCCAGGCAAGTGTGGCTCAATTCCACAAAGCCATTTAGTGTCTcagattatttccttctttttgctccGTGGATTTTGTTGTCATCAGCCTGGTCAAAGCTGGTCTCCACTACATATGTGTCTGGTCCATGGGATGGGAAAGAAGATGGAGAAACACAAGCTCAGGGTTTTTAAAATCAAGAGTGGAGCTGACCCTGATGACATAGTGGTTAAAGATcggtgctccactttggtggctggggtttggtccctgggtgcagaaccacaccactcatccgtcagtagccatgctatcgtggtggctcacatagaagaactaaaaggacttacaactagaatatacaactatgtactggagctttgggaagaaaaaaaagagagagaaagattggcaacagacgttagctcagggtgaattttcccagcaaaaaattaaaaaattaaagaagggtAGTGGTCCATTTGACTTCTATTCATAGGCTTTTGGCCCAAAATTAGGCACAAGGCCACAACTAAGTGTAGCAGAGGCTGGGGAATATGGTATTTCTAGCTGAACAACTCTATTGctatgaaagaaaggaagaatggcTGCTATCATTAGGCAAGCACTGTGATAAGTAGCTTAGGAAAAGACTTTGAATCTAGTGAGGAGAGTTGTATATGATATCAAAAAGTTGTATAATACCAGTTATTGTGAACTAACCAATAAGCAGAGGTAGGTGCACATTATGGGGATGAAGGAGTAATTTGGGTGAAGGATTTGAGAAGGCTTTGTAAGGCAACAGTCTTGGTAGATAGAGAAGGCACAGACTTTCAACCTCAAGACCTGCAGACACATATGGGAGACTGAATGTGAGCGAAGCATTCAAGGAACTTGAAACAGAATAAGATGTTGAAGAGGGGAGCTGGGAAAAGAGACTGGAAAGATGTGTTGGAATCAAACCACAAAGAGTCTTGACTATCGTGCTTAAGGAGTGTGGACTTTTCAACAGTCAATGGTGAATACTTGAAGCCTGTTGAGAAATCTGTTAGTACGTACAGTTTCAGtgaaaagtatattttaactTCAATTTTACAGATAACTATTTTATCCTCCACTTTTTCAATATTTAGTCAGTACAAACGGAAGTAATCCAATAGCACATGGAAATCCagccttaatattttttgttttctccagtgATTAAAATAAACATCGTGCAAAGTAATAGTTTCATTTAAATGACCTCAGAGAGTATcagagttgggggaggggtgtcATACAGTACAGTCAAGAAAATCTTCATGAGAACTGGGACAACAATTGAAAAAGAGTACTAATGAAGACGTAAGTAATCTAAAATGAAGTTGGTCTCTGATGCGACATTTTGATCTGAAGTTAAAGGCTGATTAAGAGTTCCATGAACTTAAACTTGAGTGTGTGCAGTAAACTATCAAGGGGGTGTAATTAGAGTCACTTCCTTCCTAGGTCTGTGGGGAAATTCCCATCACCATTGATGAGAATTGTGCATAAAGATCATGGGAAGAGCACGGCCCTTGGGTTTCCTCTTAAACAGCCTGTAGGATTTGTTATGGTTATTTTAATGCACTGGTCCTTGGAGACACTACTTTTGGTTCCGCCTCTACTTTTGACATGCTGAAACTGACAAAATTTGGGGGTGGGAACCCCAAGAGAAGTAgatatcttttcattctttcttctttatctatGACTAATTTATTGTCAAAGAGGACACTTCTTGCTCCATAAATGCTAAatctttaaacaacaacaacaaaaaatgattcCAACCAATGAAGGGGTGAAAAACACTGCCCCATATTCACTAAGTGGCTATCAACTTCTCTGGAACTTAGACTTTCTTTGGGAACTGAGGTCATTTCTTTAAGTCGCTGCCGTTTCTGAGACACGTGTCAGAACACTTGGCCAAGGGTATCTGGAAATGTCTGTGGCCAGGGAAATAGGATTTTTACTTAAAGAAAGTCTTGAGCCAAGtgaaaaatgatgagaaattGTAGAACAAAACTATGGTATTGGGATAAGATAAAGCCGGAAAAAAATGATAGTTCTAAGATGAACAGTGTTCTATTTTCCAGCTCTCAGCAAAGCTGCATGTTCAGCAGCTCTGGATCTTCTGCTCTCTTCCCATGCCTACTCAGTAACTAGAGGTTGGTCTTGATTTTGATTTTGAGATGGAAGTGTCTCTTCTGCAATTCTGGTACATAAGCCAGTTTTTTCTCCTGAGACTTTCGATCTCAGATTACTTATGAACAGAATCAGCACCTACCCCGCCTGtaaatttctcctccttcttaaAGAAGGGAAACACAGCTAGCTATTTTTGCCAGATGGCAAATGTCAGACATGGTAGATGTTCAGTATATATTaccagatgaataaatgaatgatagaCATGTGAAATCAAAAACAGCCTCTGTATGTACATATTGTAGTATTTTACACATTACACGGTTTGATGACAGAAAAATGGCAGTTGTCAAAGAATCAGGAAAAGCAACTGGGAGTGGGCAGCTATGAGGTCCCTGCTGCAGACTTTTTAAGAGATCAGATTCATGTTGTAAAGATCTTTTGTCTCTGTCCTAGTTAACAAATGTAATGCATTGAATTAGTTATTTACTAAGAATCCAATTAATTTCAAGGCAGTCCTTCCTTTCAAGCTTTTGTCCTGGGTGAATGAATTAAACTCTTTTAAGCCATTTATacatattaactcacttaatccttacaacaacttaCAGGGTCAGTACTCTAATCATTCTGATTTTATGTATGgagaaaatgaggcacaaagaAATTAACTAGTTTTGCCAAGACGTCACACATGCTAGGtgttgaaattgaaatttaaaccAAGAGAGTCTGGCTGTAGAGTCTATTTTCTTACCCTCTAGACTATACTATCTCATGAGATGGCACTCAAGCAGAGACCTAAATAATGACAGGAGACACCCATGATGCTTTCTGGGAAAGGGCTCCAGGTAAGAGCAAATACATGATATGAAAATATGTATGGCTCTGTTTCAAAGAACAGCAAGGCAGTGTTGACAGTGTGGGAATGATCGAGGGGAAGAGTGGAAGTAATGCGATGTAGTGGCTTCTGAGCCTTGGGAAGGATTTTGGttctcatttttagaaaaatgaaacgCCACAGGAAGGTGTTAAGCAGAGGTGTgatgtaataaaatttaaaagaatattgtgGTTACTCCATGAAGACTAATGTGGAAGTGGAGAATCTAAATATCTAATAATATTTATAGTCAATACATCTGTCAAAATTATACATACACACTCActcttcttattttctaaaactaAAGTAATAGTACCTAAAACTGCCTAGccagttaaatatattttagcaaAAATCGGTTCTCAAATCATTGTGATACTCTCAAACATCTGcagatttttagaaattattgatGTGATCTTTCGTTTGATGTGGCTCTCACTAGCTAAATGATGTCCCTGTCTGGGCCAAAACTTGACATAGGGGGCCCCATCAAACTTGTCCATTGACTTCCCCACTAAATCGATGGTCATTAGGTCCTTGGCACCCAGCATTTGGTTGCAGTTCGAAGGTGGCTGGGGAGACTGCCCATGCTCCATAGCTAGATTTGCCCCTGGGCACCAAGGCTAGGCTCAGAAATCCTGCATCTCATCCCCACCATGTCCTGACATTACCTGCTCCACAGCCTGTGTCACCTCCACAAATGTTGGGCTGCCACTGAGCAGCAGGCTGGCACTGTACGTGTCCTTATTGCTGGTGTGGTAGCTGTCTCTGGGTCTGCTCAGTCGCCCTGGAGTGCAACTGGGGGACCCACATCCATGCCAGAATGGCTAGGAGGTCTGATACCCACCTTTGTAGTCACAGTTGGGCTAAGTcttattaaaatagatttttgtttaGCAACTTATAGAGAAATGTTTCAATATTCTAATAATTGGCACAGCTGCATCCATATACTGGGTAATGAGTACCCAGCTTAAAGTATGGAGAGCACTGGTCATACTCTGGATACATTTTGAAGGCACACCTAACCAATTTTGCTAAAGGATGGCATGTGAGGTATGAAAGAGAGGTGTCAAGTATGACTCCCAGATTTTGGCCTGAGTGATTGGAAGAAAGACTACGGGAGGGGGCAGGTTTTGCTAATTGGAATGAAGCATTTGGTTTTAGACACAATaagttttaaatgcatattatgtaTCCAAGTAGAGTTTCAAGTACCTGTTTGCTATGAGTCCAGAGTTCAAATGAATGGTTAGAATTTTTCAGAAATGATTAACTCAGTAAGATGATAAATAATAATTTCCTTTCGTCTGGTTAGAATCATGAGTCTTTTGTTTAAGGTAGGATTTGAATATATTCATGATTACTTGCCTATTTTAATGTTCATAAACGAAGTAAAGTAAATACAAACTCAAAAATCTATGTAAAAGGCCACACAAGAGCTATCTGACATTTACCTATGTGAACTATAACAATAAACCCATAGTTTGTTACCCTAGTACTTCTTTCTGTGCCCTCATCCCATCCTTGAAGAAGCAGGAGCCAAAGGTGATTGAATCAAGCTTTGGTAGAAAATCTCACTTTAGCAATTGCCCAATAACGCTAAATCTATATATGCCAGGCCTGAATTTAGATCTTACTGGGAAGGAAGTGTAGTTTTAAGAGGGGAGGTGGGAGATTCAAAGAAAAAAGCTTACAGGATTTCCATGATACATCAGGCTCAGATAGAAAAGTCaagagaacattttaaaacttgcaatgaaatgaaatcaaaatgaaacaaaaaatgtagTTCCCTCGGAACAACAGATCTCAAAGAGAGGGGCCCTTAGAGAGAGATCTCACAGGTAAGCGCTATCGTATGATAGCTCTTTCACATGcctctaaaaatgtttttctcttgagCTTCAACTAAGGATAATTTTGTGCAAGAGAAATCACAAAACCACAgtgaatacaaagaaaatattttaataaaatagtcAATACAGTATTTCCCTGCGGGAGCTCTTAAGAAGTGAGAAGCCAAAAGAAGTAAGTATCACTTTCGGGAATCCAGTCCTAAATGAGACAGGAATGTTCTTAGCTTTTCTCGAAAGTTCCTTGCCCAGTTCTGCCAACAGTCTGCCATGAGGAGGACGAGGAAATACCTGGAGGTCACTGTGAAGAACTAAGTCAATGAACAGAATCTCCTTAGGAGCAGATAACGCTAAGTAGTTTTTTGCCTCAGGTGTCTTACCAGGAGCAGTATCATGAAAAAAGGACACGGAACATACCGGCTGATATACAAAAAGCATCAAGAACACAATTTTGTTTCCTGTCCCCCATCCTATTTGCATTTCCAGAGTGAACAACAGAAACAGAGAGATCTGTGGTTTCACCCACTAAGCATTTCACACAGAATCATTCCTTGGCCAACTTTTGTATTGAAGGTCTATTACTATTAATGTAATTCTTGTGTTTCAAATTGAGAGAAATGAGAGCATAACTAATTCTTATACATAATTTAAGCTTATCACAGCAAATACTGCATGTATGAAACAAGTGTAAGCCACGAATCCTCCACCTTGTGTTACTATTTACTGACACAGAAAGTGCTGTTGTTTGAATATGAATATCATTTAGTGCGTTAagatagagaaggacaaattATTGTATTCCAGCTCTGGTACAGTCTGATAGAGCCCTGCGTAAACTGTCAACACTTGCTAAAAGTCTTTCCTGGGGTTGTCTTGCTGTCATGATTCCGATGTGTTCTGATTTCCTTCTGGAGTCATAAATTGCACCTTGGGCACGATGAGGGATGAGTTGTTCCTTCGGATAGAGTTGTTCCTCCTCATGGAATTGTTTCTTCTCATGGAATTGCGCTTCCGCAGAGAATTCTGATGGGACAGTTCACTCTTCTGGAGGGTCTGAATAAGGATGGAAGGCTTCTCATCCAGCTCTCGGGCACTGCACCTCGGAGCAGCTACTTTAACAGTGTTGCCAAATTTGGAGTAATCCACAGAATACACTCCTTCCTCCTCCGTTACAATAGACACAAAGCGATGGCCCCATTGGATCTCCTCAGCGATGTAGGAGGTTCTTGCTTGAGTGGTAATGCCAGTAGTTTCGACCACTCCTTCCAGAATCACTATGACCTCCAGGTCTTGGTTGGCGAGGTCACTTGCTGAGATATCATACAAAGGGCTGCGCTTGTCAATCACATGGCAGATGATCAAAGGAGCCACTAGAAAAATGTTATTACTCTCAATAGGGTTATCAACAGGAATGTCCAGCTGGTGAATAGGCACCACCTCCCCTTCAGGTGTAGTTGTTTTCTTGACCACCTGGATGCGTACGGAGGCACTAATGATCATGCTTTTCCTTAGGTCACCCACTCGGAACATGAAGCACAGCTTGCCATTTCGAACAGCAATCACAGCATGGCGGCTGAATATCAAAGTTTCTGCCCTTCTGTGAGCCTGAGCCGTTTTCATGAATATGCAGCCCAACATCACTGCATTGATGATCAAACCCACAATGTTCTGCAGAATCAAAACTGTGATGGCCAGAGGGCATTCTTCTGTCATCATTCTCCCTCCAAATCCAATTGTCACTTGCACttcaatggagaagagaaaagcagaggtgaaagacctgtacgaATGAGATCAGAAAACAATGCCATCAGATCAAATTTTGAATAATGACATAACATGCCAAGCtgaatctttcattttcttcctccaaaGGCTATGAAATGCTTTTGGAAAGACCAGCCAGCTTAACTTGTCAAATATCTGATTATAAACAGAAgcacttgcttctctctctctctctcctgcatgcATCACCTCTGGACTTAGGACACAATTCTCTATCTACCTCTAGGCTTCTGGGATAtgtcttttaatgttttctagGACATGTAATGATGGGCCTACTTAtatgaaagcattaaaataataaatacacacaGCTGTATTTGTAGGCATAGTTTACTTTTGTGAAACTTGCTACCGGGcagatgtttattatttattgcatATCTGTGTTTAAGTG
Protein-coding regions in this window:
- the KCNJ8 gene encoding ATP-sensitive inward rectifier potassium channel 8 produces the protein MLARKSIIPEEYVLARIAAENLRKPRIRDRLPKARFIAKSGACNLAHKNIREQGRFLQDIFTTLVDLKWRHTLVIFTMSFLCSWLLFAIMWWLVAFAHGDIYAYMEKSGMEKSGLESTVCVTNVRSFTSAFLFSIEVQVTIGFGGRMMTEECPLAITVLILQNIVGLIINAVMLGCIFMKTAQAHRRAETLIFSRHAVIAVRNGKLCFMFRVGDLRKSMIISASVRIQVVKKTTTPEGEVVPIHQLDIPVDNPIESNNIFLVAPLIICHVIDKRSPLYDISASDLANQDLEVIVILEGVVETTGITTQARTSYIAEEIQWGHRFVSIVTEEEGVYSVDYSKFGNTVKVAAPRCSARELDEKPSILIQTLQKSELSHQNSLRKRNSMRRNNSMRRNNSIRRNNSSLIVPKVQFMTPEGNQNTSES